In Piliocolobus tephrosceles isolate RC106 chromosome 5, ASM277652v3, whole genome shotgun sequence, a single genomic region encodes these proteins:
- the PPP1R18 gene encoding phostensin: MATIPDWKLQLLARRRQEEASVRGREKAERERLSQMPAWKRGLLERRRAKLGLSPGEPSPVPGTAEAGPPDPDESAVLLEAIGPVHQNRFIRQERQQQQQQQRSEELLAERKPVPLEARERRPSPGEMRDQSPKGRESREERLSPRETRERRLGIGGAQEPSLRPLEARDWRQSPGEVGDRSSRLSEPWKWRLSPGETPERSLRLAESREQSPRRKEVESRLSPGESAYQKLGLTEAHKWRPDSRESQEQSLVQLEATEWRLRSGEERQGYSEKCGRKEEWPVPGVAPEETTELSETLTREAQGSSSTGMEAAEQRPVEDGERGMKPAEGWKWTLNSGKAREWTPRDIEAQTQKPEPSESAEKLLESPGVEAGEGEAEKEEAGAQGRPLRALQNCCSVPSPLPPEDAGSGGLRQQEEEAVELQPPPPAPLSPPPPAPTAPQPPGDPLMSRLFYGVKAGPGVGAPRRSGHTFTVNPRRSVPPATPATPTSPATADAAVPGAGKKRYPTAEEILVLGGYLRLSRSCLAKGSPERHHKQLKISFSETALETTYQYPSESSVLEELGPEPEVPSAPNPPAAQPDDEEDEEELLLLQPELQGGLRTKALIVDESCRR; encoded by the exons ATGGCCACCATCCCCGACTGGAAGCTACAGCTGCTAGCCAGGCGCCGGCAGGAGGAGGCGTCTGTTCGAGGCCGGGAGAAAGCAGAACGGGAGCGCCTGTCCCAGATGCCAGCCTGGAAGCGAGGGCTCCTGGAGCGCCGCCGGGCCAAGCTTGGGCTGTCCCCTGGGGAGCCTAGCCCTGTGCCGGGGACTGCAGAGGCTGGACCCCCAGACCCAGATGAGTCCGCGGTCCTTCTGGAGGCTATTGGGCCAGTGCACCAGAACCGATTCATCCGGCAggagcggcagcagcagcagcagcaacaaaggAGTGAAGAGCTGCTAGCAGAGAGAAAGCCTGTGCCTCTGGAGGCCCGGGAGCGGAGACCCAGCCCTGGGGAGATGCGGGATCAGAGCCCCAAGGGAAGAGAGTCAAGAGAAGAGAGACTAAGTCCCAGGGAGACCAGAGAGAGGAGACTGGGGATAGGGGGAGCCCAAGAGCCCAGCCTGAGGCCTCTGGAGGCTCGGGACTGGAGGCAAAGCCCAGGAGAGGTGGGAGACAGGAGCTCCCGACTGTCAGAGCCATGGAAATGGAGGCTGAGTCCTGGAGAAACTCCAGAGCGGAGTCTGAGGCTAGCGGAGTCTCGAGAGCAAAGCCCCAGGAGAAAAGAGGTGGAAAGTAGACTGAGCCCAGGGGAATCTGCCTACCAGAAGTTGGGCCTGACAGAGGCCCATAAATGGAGACCTGACTCCAGAGAGTCTCAGGAACAGAGTTTGGTACAACTGGAGGCAACAGAgtggaggctgaggtcaggagaagAAAGACAAGGCTACTCGGAAAAATGTGGGAGGAAAGAAGAGTGGCCAGTTCCAGGGGTGGCCCCGGAAGAGACTACAGAGCTGTCCGAGACCCTGACAAGGGAGGCCCAAGGCAGCAGTTCCACAGGAATGGAGGCAGCAGAGCAGAGGCCTGTGGAAGATGGCGAGAGGGGCATGAAGCCAGCAGAAGGGTGGAAATGGACCCTGAACTCCGGGAAGGCTCGAGAATGGACACCCAGAGACATAGAGGCTCAAACTCAGAAACCAGAACCTTCAGAGTCAGCAGAGAAGCTTCTGGAATCACCTGGTGTGGAGGCTGGAGaaggggaggctgagaaggaggaggcGGGAGCTCAGGGCAGGCCTCTGAGAGCCCTGCAGAACTGCTGCTCTGtgccctcccccctcccaccagAGGACGCTGGGAGTGGAGGCCTGAGAcagcaggaagaggaagcagTGGAACTCCAGCCCCCACCACCAGCCCCtctgtctcccccacccccagccccaactGCCCCCCAACCTCCTGGGGATCCCCTCATGAGCCGCCTGTTCTATGGGGTGAAGGCAGGGCCAGGGGTGGGGGCCCCCCGCCGCAGTGGACACACCTTCACCGTCAACCCCCGGCGGTCTGTGCCCCCTGCGACCCCAGCCACCCCAACCTCTCCAGCCACAGCTGATGCTGCAGTCCCGGGAGCTGGGAAGAAGCGGTACCCAACTGCCGAGGAGATCTTGGTTCTGGGGGGCTACCTCCGTCTCAGCCGCAGCTGCCTTGCCAAGGGGTCCCCCGAAAGACACCACAAGCAG CTTAAGATCTCCTTCAGCGAGACAGCCCTGGAGACCACATACCAATACCCCTCCGAGAGTTCCGTACTGGAGGAGCTGGGCCCGGAGCCTGAGGTCCCCAGTGCCCCCAACCCCCCAGCAGCCCAACCCGACGACGAAGAGGATGAGgaagagctgctgctgctgcagccagAGCTCCAGGGCGGCCTGCGCACCAAGGCCCTGATTGTGG ATGAGTCCTGCCGGCGGTGA
- the NRM gene encoding nurim isoform X1, whose translation MAPALLLVPAALASFILAFGTGVEFVRFTSLRPLLGGIPESGGPDARQGWLAALQDRSILAPLAWDLGLLLLFVGQHSLMAAERVKAWTSRYFGVLQRSLYVACTALALQLVMRYWEPVPRGPVLWEAQAEPWATWVPLLCFVLHVISWLLIFSILLVFDYAELMGLKQVYYHVLGLGEPLALKSPRALRLFSHLRHPVCVELLTVLWVVPTLGMDRFLLALLLTLYLGLAHGLDQQDLRYLRAQLQRKLHLLSRPQDGEAE comes from the exons ATGGCCCCTGCACTGCTCCTGGTCCCTGCTGCCCTCGCCTCTTTCATCCTGGCCTTTGGCACCGGAGTGGAGTTCGTGCGCTTTACCTCCCTTCGGCCACTTCTTGGAGGGATCCCGGAGTCTGGTGGTCCGG ATGCCCGCCAGGGATGGCTGGCTGCCCTGCAGGACCGCAGCATCCTTGCCCCCCTGGCATGGGATCTGGGACTCCTGCTTCTATTTGTTGGGCAGCACAGCCTCATGGCAGCTGAAAGAGTGAAGGCATGGACATCCCGGTACTTTGGGGTCCTTCAGAGGTCACTGTATGTGGCCTGCACTGCCCTGGCCTTGCAG CTGGTGATGCGGTACTGGGAGCCCGTACCCCGAGGCCCCGTGTTGTGGGAGGCTCAGGCTGAGCCATGGGCCACCTGGGTGCCCCTCCTGTGCTTTGTGCTCCATGTCATCTCCTGGCTTCTCATCTTCAGCATCCTTCTCGTCTTTGACTATGCTGAGCTCATGGGCCTCAAACAG GTATACTACCATGTGCTGGGGCTGGGCGAGCCTCTGGCCCTGAAGTCTCCCCGGGCTCTCAGACTCTTCTCTCACCTGCGCCACCCAGTGTGTGTGGAGCTGCTGACAGTGCTGTGGGTGGTGCCTACCCTGGGCATGGACCGTTTCCTCCTTGCTCTCCTCCTTACCCTCTACCTGGGCCTGGCTCATGGGCTTGATCAGCAAGACCTCCGCTACCTCCGGGCCCAACTACAAAGAAAACTCCACCTGCTCTCTCGGCCCCAGGATGGGGAGGCAGAGTGA
- the NRM gene encoding nurim isoform X2: MAPALLLVPAALASFILAFGTGVEFVRFTSLRPLLGGIPESGGPDARQGWLAALQDRSILAPLAWDLGLLLLFVGQHSLMAAERVKAWTSRYFGVLQRSLYVACTALALQVYYHVLGLGEPLALKSPRALRLFSHLRHPVCVELLTVLWVVPTLGMDRFLLALLLTLYLGLAHGLDQQDLRYLRAQLQRKLHLLSRPQDGEAE, encoded by the exons ATGGCCCCTGCACTGCTCCTGGTCCCTGCTGCCCTCGCCTCTTTCATCCTGGCCTTTGGCACCGGAGTGGAGTTCGTGCGCTTTACCTCCCTTCGGCCACTTCTTGGAGGGATCCCGGAGTCTGGTGGTCCGG ATGCCCGCCAGGGATGGCTGGCTGCCCTGCAGGACCGCAGCATCCTTGCCCCCCTGGCATGGGATCTGGGACTCCTGCTTCTATTTGTTGGGCAGCACAGCCTCATGGCAGCTGAAAGAGTGAAGGCATGGACATCCCGGTACTTTGGGGTCCTTCAGAGGTCACTGTATGTGGCCTGCACTGCCCTGGCCTTGCAG GTATACTACCATGTGCTGGGGCTGGGCGAGCCTCTGGCCCTGAAGTCTCCCCGGGCTCTCAGACTCTTCTCTCACCTGCGCCACCCAGTGTGTGTGGAGCTGCTGACAGTGCTGTGGGTGGTGCCTACCCTGGGCATGGACCGTTTCCTCCTTGCTCTCCTCCTTACCCTCTACCTGGGCCTGGCTCATGGGCTTGATCAGCAAGACCTCCGCTACCTCCGGGCCCAACTACAAAGAAAACTCCACCTGCTCTCTCGGCCCCAGGATGGGGAGGCAGAGTGA
- the NRM gene encoding nurim isoform X3: MAAERVKAWTSRYFGVLQRSLYVACTALALQLVMRYWEPVPRGPVLWEAQAEPWATWVPLLCFVLHVISWLLIFSILLVFDYAELMGLKQVYYHVLGLGEPLALKSPRALRLFSHLRHPVCVELLTVLWVVPTLGMDRFLLALLLTLYLGLAHGLDQQDLRYLRAQLQRKLHLLSRPQDGEAE; this comes from the exons ATGGCAGCTGAAAGAGTGAAGGCATGGACATCCCGGTACTTTGGGGTCCTTCAGAGGTCACTGTATGTGGCCTGCACTGCCCTGGCCTTGCAG CTGGTGATGCGGTACTGGGAGCCCGTACCCCGAGGCCCCGTGTTGTGGGAGGCTCAGGCTGAGCCATGGGCCACCTGGGTGCCCCTCCTGTGCTTTGTGCTCCATGTCATCTCCTGGCTTCTCATCTTCAGCATCCTTCTCGTCTTTGACTATGCTGAGCTCATGGGCCTCAAACAG GTATACTACCATGTGCTGGGGCTGGGCGAGCCTCTGGCCCTGAAGTCTCCCCGGGCTCTCAGACTCTTCTCTCACCTGCGCCACCCAGTGTGTGTGGAGCTGCTGACAGTGCTGTGGGTGGTGCCTACCCTGGGCATGGACCGTTTCCTCCTTGCTCTCCTCCTTACCCTCTACCTGGGCCTGGCTCATGGGCTTGATCAGCAAGACCTCCGCTACCTCCGGGCCCAACTACAAAGAAAACTCCACCTGCTCTCTCGGCCCCAGGATGGGGAGGCAGAGTGA
- the NRM gene encoding nurim isoform X4: MAPALLLVPAALASFILAFGTGVEFVRFTSLRPLLGGIPESGGPGILPCAGAGRASGPEVSPGSQTLLSPAPPSVCGAADSAVGGAYPGHGPFPPCSPPYPLPGPGSWA; this comes from the exons ATGGCCCCTGCACTGCTCCTGGTCCCTGCTGCCCTCGCCTCTTTCATCCTGGCCTTTGGCACCGGAGTGGAGTTCGTGCGCTTTACCTCCCTTCGGCCACTTCTTGGAGGGATCCCGGAGTCTGGTGGTCCGG GTATACTACCATGTGCTGGGGCTGGGCGAGCCTCTGGCCCTGAAGTCTCCCCGGGCTCTCAGACTCTTCTCTCACCTGCGCCACCCAGTGTGTGTGGAGCTGCTGACAGTGCTGTGGGTGGTGCCTACCCTGGGCATGGACCGTTTCCTCCTTGCTCTCCTCCTTACCCTCTACCTGGGCCTGGCTCATGGGCTTGA